The following are from one region of the Jatrophihabitans telluris genome:
- a CDS encoding glycosyltransferase family 2 protein, producing the protein MRLVVQVPCLNEEETLPLVLESIPKSIPGIDEIIVLIIDDGSSDRTVDVAKSYGVTHFVRHARNRGLGRSFHDGVQRALELGADIVVNTDGDNQYPQERITDLVQPIIRGEADIVIGDRQVHLVEHFSRGKVALQKFGSNIVNRAAGTDLPDAASGFRAYSRESIMLLNTITRFSYCMETIIQAGNKKLKIASLPILTNPKTRESRLFNSSYQHVLKSAGAIVRSYIMYKPYVIFSWLAGVLGALGLLPFLRFLILQFTNSPGSHLQSLLVGAVLLIMSFMSVIIGILSDLIRTNRMLIEDSLEHTKKMRFNQGEDLSQAELRVSA; encoded by the coding sequence GTGCGACTCGTGGTCCAGGTTCCCTGCCTGAACGAAGAAGAGACTCTGCCGCTCGTCCTTGAGTCGATCCCGAAGTCGATCCCCGGTATCGACGAGATCATCGTGTTGATCATCGACGACGGGTCCTCCGACCGGACGGTCGATGTCGCCAAGTCCTACGGCGTCACGCACTTCGTCCGTCACGCGCGCAACCGCGGCCTGGGCCGGTCCTTCCACGACGGCGTCCAGCGAGCGCTCGAACTCGGTGCCGACATCGTGGTGAACACCGACGGCGACAACCAGTACCCGCAGGAGCGGATCACCGACCTGGTCCAGCCGATCATCCGCGGCGAGGCCGACATCGTGATCGGCGACCGGCAGGTCCACCTGGTCGAGCACTTCTCCCGGGGCAAGGTCGCGCTGCAGAAGTTCGGCAGCAACATCGTCAACCGCGCCGCCGGCACCGATCTGCCCGACGCCGCCAGCGGGTTTCGTGCCTACTCGCGCGAGAGCATCATGCTGCTGAACACGATCACCCGGTTCAGCTACTGCATGGAGACGATCATCCAGGCGGGTAACAAGAAGCTCAAGATCGCCAGCCTGCCGATCCTCACCAACCCCAAGACTCGTGAGTCCCGCCTGTTCAACTCCAGCTACCAGCACGTCCTGAAGTCGGCGGGCGCGATCGTGCGCTCCTACATCATGTACAAGCCGTACGTGATCTTCAGCTGGCTGGCCGGCGTCCTCGGCGCGCTCGGGCTGCTGCCCTTCCTCCGCTTCCTGATCCTGCAGTTCACCAACTCTCCGGGCAGTCACCTGCAGTCGCTGCTCGTCGGTGCCGTCCTGCTGATCATGTCCTTCATGAGCGTGATCATCGGCATCCTCTCCGACTTGATCCGCACGAACCGCATGCTCATCGAGGACAGCCTCGAACATACGAAGAAGATGCGCTTCAACCAGGGCGAGGATCTGTCCCAGGCCGAGCTGCGGGTCTCGGCCTGA
- a CDS encoding YfhO family protein produces the protein MFGLLGLFVVATIGQALVGGATLIDANLFTRYVPWQSANGVDIANSNICRGDTLDTILPTVAQIRTSLLHGHFPSWSTRSVGGFSLGGIPNGGQFSPLSWPYFVLPLWLAPAFVKLTEFAVAIGGMVLYLRRLRASRAAGILAGIIFATSSFMVMWSNWPQTRVAALIPALFWSTELLVQRKRASSMLPLAVVVMSMLLGGFPSVTGMAIYAAAPYFLVRLVVLHRRDLRPIVAGLGYAVGALALGFGLSAFQLWPFAKQLKTVNLDYRQQLPSFHSSLSSLVTTFAGDSQGTCVNGQSLTPTNPIENVAYIGAITIVLALAAVFARSRMRGSDGVARSAGAILTVTLVVVVVVCWFGGPPLAALQHLPVFSNNAIGRIRSLFGFLVAALAGLGFDRLMRINGLIGPAEPTDTAAAAEAQPIEEAADEPETDSRVLSAIGAQGRGPLARVLQGPGGWIAGGLLTAVIALVLAAALKDAHTQAAVARQLHYFSKATRAGVELLIAGFLLLAGALIGPRWLRIVAIVLLPVLAVGQSVTFFREAMPTNNRDNFYPVTTTHSFLEANLGGDRFASSDNILYPATSVYYGLRTPVGHEFTQDSWKELLTSVDPQAMLTPTFSQFHEAALNAKTAGDLKVLDQLAVKYFVGDDYEIPGTVVAVPPTATTFPAGNGQQLTCPSLAGPLRAVTVAFPHGLPGTAEPGVTVHAEVQTPTGTISGARSLGGGFSSPNQISIAVPGEDIPAGTAVTAKVWTTGAAGTFDVSGAAGVPSCGTIAPVKDNLKLVHSDGGAIVYRRLSAVSRVHWASRSSVVTDPVQRLAALKAGLPDGGVILDSAAPAASGSGAKVTVADDAESTLDVDVDAQGSGYLVVADSMQQPGWSASVDGRTVPLVPANNAMVAVDVPAGQHRVVLRYTVPGLRLGTAASALSWVIFAVLVLLWWRRRRVVSHARTTGDTARSR, from the coding sequence ATGTTCGGTCTTCTGGGGTTGTTCGTCGTCGCCACCATCGGACAGGCGCTGGTCGGCGGGGCCACCCTCATCGACGCCAACCTGTTCACCCGCTACGTGCCGTGGCAGTCGGCGAACGGGGTCGACATCGCCAACAGCAACATCTGCCGTGGCGACACCCTGGACACGATCTTGCCGACCGTGGCGCAGATCCGGACCTCGTTGCTGCACGGGCACTTTCCGAGTTGGTCGACGCGCTCGGTGGGCGGTTTCTCCCTCGGCGGCATCCCCAACGGCGGCCAGTTCTCCCCGCTGTCCTGGCCGTATTTCGTCCTGCCGCTCTGGCTGGCCCCGGCCTTCGTCAAGCTGACCGAATTCGCCGTCGCCATCGGCGGGATGGTGCTCTACCTGCGGCGGCTGCGGGCCTCCCGGGCGGCGGGCATCCTGGCCGGCATCATCTTCGCGACCAGCTCCTTCATGGTGATGTGGAGCAACTGGCCCCAGACCAGAGTCGCCGCGCTGATCCCGGCGCTGTTCTGGTCGACCGAACTGTTGGTGCAACGCAAACGGGCGAGCTCGATGTTGCCGCTGGCCGTGGTCGTGATGTCGATGCTGTTGGGCGGCTTCCCGTCCGTCACCGGGATGGCCATCTACGCGGCGGCACCGTACTTCCTCGTACGCCTGGTGGTGCTGCACCGGCGTGATCTGCGCCCGATCGTCGCCGGTCTGGGTTACGCGGTCGGTGCGCTGGCGCTGGGCTTCGGCCTGTCGGCCTTCCAGCTCTGGCCCTTCGCCAAGCAGCTGAAGACCGTCAACCTCGACTACCGCCAGCAGCTTCCGAGCTTCCACTCCAGCCTGTCGAGTCTGGTGACCACCTTCGCGGGTGACTCCCAGGGCACCTGCGTCAACGGGCAGTCGCTGACTCCTACCAACCCGATCGAGAACGTCGCATACATCGGGGCGATCACCATCGTGCTGGCCCTGGCCGCGGTCTTCGCGCGCTCGCGTATGCGCGGCAGCGATGGTGTGGCCCGCAGCGCCGGCGCGATCCTGACCGTCACCCTGGTCGTGGTCGTCGTCGTGTGCTGGTTCGGTGGCCCGCCACTGGCGGCCCTGCAGCACCTGCCGGTCTTCTCCAACAACGCCATCGGGCGGATCCGCTCGCTGTTCGGCTTCCTGGTCGCCGCCCTGGCCGGTCTCGGCTTCGACCGGCTGATGCGGATCAACGGCCTGATCGGTCCGGCCGAGCCGACTGACACCGCCGCCGCCGCTGAGGCGCAACCGATCGAGGAAGCTGCCGACGAGCCGGAAACCGATTCCCGGGTGCTGTCGGCTATCGGCGCCCAGGGCCGGGGTCCGCTGGCCCGCGTGCTGCAGGGCCCGGGCGGGTGGATCGCCGGCGGCCTGCTCACCGCCGTCATCGCGCTCGTCCTGGCGGCCGCGCTCAAGGACGCCCACACCCAGGCTGCCGTCGCCCGGCAGCTGCACTACTTCTCCAAGGCCACCCGGGCCGGCGTGGAACTGCTGATCGCCGGCTTCCTGCTGCTGGCCGGGGCGCTGATCGGCCCGCGCTGGCTGCGGATCGTGGCGATCGTGCTGCTGCCGGTGCTGGCGGTGGGCCAGAGCGTCACGTTCTTCCGCGAGGCGATGCCCACCAACAACCGCGACAACTTCTACCCGGTGACGACGACCCATTCCTTCCTGGAGGCCAACCTCGGCGGTGATCGCTTCGCCTCCAGCGACAACATCCTGTACCCGGCGACGTCGGTGTACTACGGGCTGCGCACTCCGGTCGGGCACGAGTTCACCCAGGATTCCTGGAAGGAGCTGCTCACCAGCGTCGACCCGCAGGCGATGCTCACCCCCACGTTCTCCCAGTTCCACGAAGCGGCGCTGAACGCCAAGACGGCCGGCGATCTCAAGGTGCTCGACCAGCTGGCGGTGAAGTACTTCGTGGGCGACGACTACGAGATTCCGGGGACCGTCGTGGCCGTGCCGCCGACCGCGACGACCTTCCCCGCCGGCAACGGCCAGCAGCTCACCTGCCCGTCGCTGGCCGGGCCGCTGCGCGCGGTGACTGTGGCGTTCCCGCACGGACTGCCCGGCACCGCCGAGCCCGGGGTGACCGTGCATGCCGAGGTCCAGACCCCGACCGGGACGATCTCGGGGGCCCGCTCGCTCGGCGGCGGTTTCTCATCCCCCAACCAGATCTCGATCGCGGTTCCCGGCGAGGACATCCCGGCCGGTACCGCGGTGACGGCCAAGGTCTGGACGACCGGTGCCGCGGGCACGTTCGACGTCTCCGGGGCGGCGGGCGTCCCGTCGTGCGGCACGATCGCCCCGGTCAAGGACAACCTCAAACTCGTCCACAGCGATGGTGGCGCGATCGTGTACCGGCGTCTGTCGGCGGTGTCGCGCGTCCACTGGGCCTCCCGGTCGAGCGTGGTCACCGACCCCGTTCAGCGCCTGGCCGCGCTGAAGGCCGGCCTGCCCGACGGCGGCGTGATCCTGGATTCGGCTGCCCCGGCCGCCTCCGGGAGCGGCGCCAAGGTCACAGTCGCCGATGACGCCGAGAGCACGCTCGATGTCGATGTGGACGCTCAGGGCTCGGGCTATCTCGTAGTCGCCGACTCCATGCAACAGCCCGGCTGGTCGGCGAGCGTGGACGGCCGGACGGTTCCCCTGGTCCCGGCCAACAACGCGATGGTCGCGGTGGACGTTCCGGCCGGACAGCACCGGGTCGTGCTGCGTTACACGGTGCCGGGACTGAGGCTGGGAACCGCGGCGTCGGCCCTGTCCTGGGTGATCTTCGCCGTGCTCGTCCTGCTGTGGTGGCGGCGTCGGCGCGTGGTTTCCCATGCGCGCACAACCGGTGACACGGCGCGGTCACGGTAG
- a CDS encoding SpoIID/LytB domain-containing protein, translating to MSASPFAIRPDRVGKAHRLGRTPRQRAVAAAVAVLSVAGLSFASFTPQSSAAGAEYLKATAPGSWTIVGNGNGHGHGLSQYGARGAAGAGLTYQQILAFYYPGTSLAALAGSSVRVGLTSDGAVTTIGTGAGLTLSWSGGSKALSVAGASRWRLTPSGSGFAVAYLSAGAWHTSFTVAATSAAFSASSGRVRRWLSDGSSTVYRGTLGAVRSGAGEITVNKVGLDDYVRGVVPREMPSSWQAAAVQAQAVAARSYARYAVEHNASNSYDICDTTSCQVYAGKEHDAAGGGLVYGEETGSEAAVVATAGRVLRYGSSTIFAQFSASNGGWTTDGGQPYLVAKADPYEASSGDPYLGWSRTVSQRAVASYYGLSSLAKIVINTRDGHGQWGGRITAATVYGTGGGQARSVSTTGFELADAMNIPQAWFAGTSNSLTGHLDSVVLQDGHTAVLTGWVWDPASTAGTGRVHTYVDGTGKSSTSALARPDVQASVGSGSDLLGFSVTMPVPNGAHKVCAFAAASGQSDVLLGCVVLTASDSPIGQTESVTRVSGHPGGAGTVRFSGWTFDPNLNGGPNGRVHVYVGAKGYSFAASSARPDIQSRYHLAGNQVGFSVPVAVPTGRHQICVFGINVAGAGSNRLLSCRTIG from the coding sequence GTGTCAGCGTCACCGTTCGCGATCCGGCCCGACCGGGTCGGCAAGGCCCACCGGCTCGGCCGTACCCCTCGGCAGCGGGCGGTCGCGGCCGCGGTGGCTGTCCTCAGCGTGGCGGGCCTGTCGTTCGCCTCGTTCACACCGCAGAGTTCCGCGGCCGGTGCCGAGTACCTCAAGGCCACCGCCCCGGGCAGCTGGACCATCGTGGGCAACGGCAACGGCCACGGCCACGGTCTGAGCCAGTACGGAGCGCGCGGCGCGGCCGGCGCGGGCCTGACCTACCAGCAGATCCTCGCCTTCTACTATCCGGGCACGAGCCTGGCCGCGCTCGCCGGTAGCTCCGTCCGGGTGGGTCTGACCTCTGACGGAGCCGTCACCACCATCGGCACCGGAGCGGGCCTGACGCTCAGCTGGAGCGGCGGCTCCAAAGCCCTGTCGGTGGCCGGGGCCAGCCGCTGGCGCCTGACGCCGTCCGGATCGGGTTTCGCGGTGGCTTATCTCAGCGCCGGGGCCTGGCACACCTCCTTCACCGTGGCGGCCACCAGCGCCGCGTTCAGCGCCAGTTCCGGGCGGGTGCGGCGCTGGCTGTCCGACGGCAGCTCGACGGTGTATCGAGGGACGCTGGGCGCGGTCCGGTCCGGCGCCGGCGAGATCACGGTCAACAAGGTGGGCCTGGACGATTACGTGCGCGGTGTCGTCCCCCGCGAGATGCCCTCGTCCTGGCAGGCTGCGGCGGTGCAGGCCCAGGCGGTCGCCGCTCGCAGCTACGCGCGTTACGCGGTGGAGCACAACGCGTCCAACAGCTATGACATCTGCGACACCACCTCCTGCCAGGTCTATGCGGGCAAGGAACACGACGCCGCCGGCGGTGGACTGGTCTACGGCGAGGAGACCGGCTCCGAGGCAGCGGTCGTCGCGACCGCCGGCCGCGTCCTCAGGTACGGCTCGAGCACCATCTTCGCGCAGTTCTCAGCCTCGAACGGGGGCTGGACCACCGACGGCGGCCAGCCGTATCTGGTCGCCAAGGCCGACCCGTACGAGGCTTCCAGTGGCGACCCGTACCTCGGGTGGTCCAGGACCGTGAGCCAGCGCGCGGTCGCCTCCTACTACGGCCTGAGCAGCCTGGCCAAGATCGTCATCAACACCCGGGACGGGCACGGCCAATGGGGCGGCCGGATCACCGCGGCCACCGTCTACGGCACGGGCGGCGGTCAGGCGCGGTCGGTCTCGACGACCGGTTTCGAGCTGGCCGACGCGATGAACATCCCGCAGGCCTGGTTCGCCGGCACCTCGAACTCCTTGACCGGCCACCTCGATTCCGTGGTGTTGCAGGACGGGCACACGGCAGTCCTCACCGGCTGGGTCTGGGATCCGGCCAGCACGGCGGGAACCGGCCGCGTTCACACCTACGTCGACGGGACCGGCAAGTCCAGTACGTCGGCACTCGCCCGGCCGGACGTCCAGGCCAGCGTCGGGTCCGGATCCGACCTGCTCGGCTTCTCGGTCACGATGCCGGTGCCGAACGGCGCGCACAAGGTGTGTGCCTTCGCCGCCGCCAGCGGCCAGTCCGACGTCCTGCTGGGCTGCGTCGTGCTGACGGCCAGTGACAGCCCGATCGGCCAGACCGAATCGGTGACGAGGGTGTCCGGCCATCCGGGCGGGGCGGGCACGGTGCGGTTCAGCGGGTGGACCTTCGACCCCAACCTCAACGGTGGCCCGAACGGCCGGGTACACGTCTACGTCGGGGCGAAGGGCTATTCCTTCGCTGCGTCCTCCGCCCGTCCGGACATCCAGTCGCGCTATCACCTGGCCGGCAACCAGGTCGGCTTCAGCGTGCCGGTCGCGGTCCCCACCGGTCGCCACCAGATCTGCGTTTTCGGCATCAACGTGGCCGGCGCGGGCAGTAATCGGTTGCTGTCCTGCCGCACTATCGGCTGA
- a CDS encoding glycosyltransferase produces MTDQSALTNGVVSIVVLNFRGAEDTLTCLRELTELDYPSELLDIICVDNDSGDGSFERLSQEAPSGVRVFASGSNGGFTAGCNFGASLARGEFLAFINNDARPDRAWLVEAVRALADDSTVGCVASKVLDWDGVDVDFTDAALAWYGMGYKPGAGSPYTGDAEQPKDVLFATGSAMVTRTALFAEVGGFDERYFMFYEDVDYGWRLNILGHRVRYVPTSVVFHKHHASMKAFGAYREWYLLERNALMSLYKNVQDETLLKLLAPALMLSVRRGLALGGVDTGSLDLRRSTGDDSAETIEVSRRGLTGAFAIDYFLDQLPSLEKSRAELQAKRVRTDREIMPLMRKAIEPAIPNERYLAGHQALVDAFGITEVFSGRSRVLVVTGDPLSVKMAGPGIRALHIAEALADEHDVRLVSTTSCSLDETRFEVLERPIAKLKADVEWAEIVVFQGFLLNQIPWLADTEKILVVDLYDPMHLEQLEQTRGDEPHKRTADVASTTKVLNDQLRRGDFFLCASDKQRHFWLGQLAAVGRLNPRTYDRDSTLTSLVAVVPFGLPDERAVQERSPIKGGSVPGISAEDKVILWAGGIYNWFDPLTLLRAVDKLSARHPDVRLFFLGTQHPNALVPKMRMVERTRALADSLGLTGKVVFFNEGWVDYSDRKNYLLDADLGVSTHFEHIETTFSFRTRILDYLWAGLPVVVTDGDNFGDLVRVEKLGVAVPEQDVDALAEALERCLYDEAFIAESRAAVARVAPQFQWSAALAPLIEFCRAPERAPDAEILSSARRKARKSGATVGGRGDLALARKYLSEGGVEELTRRAAGRIRRKLGLR; encoded by the coding sequence ATGACCGACCAGAGCGCGCTGACCAACGGTGTCGTCTCGATCGTGGTCCTGAACTTCCGGGGCGCCGAAGACACTCTCACCTGCCTGCGCGAGCTGACCGAACTGGACTACCCGAGCGAGCTGCTCGACATCATCTGTGTCGACAACGACTCCGGCGACGGCAGCTTCGAACGCCTGAGTCAGGAGGCGCCGTCCGGGGTACGGGTCTTTGCCAGCGGCAGCAACGGCGGCTTCACAGCCGGGTGCAACTTCGGTGCGAGCCTGGCGCGAGGTGAGTTCCTGGCCTTCATCAACAACGACGCCCGGCCGGACCGCGCGTGGCTGGTCGAGGCAGTGCGCGCCCTGGCCGACGACTCGACCGTGGGCTGTGTCGCCAGCAAGGTACTCGACTGGGACGGCGTGGACGTCGACTTCACCGACGCCGCCCTGGCGTGGTACGGCATGGGTTACAAGCCCGGTGCCGGCAGTCCGTATACCGGTGATGCCGAGCAGCCCAAGGACGTACTGTTCGCGACCGGCTCGGCCATGGTCACGCGCACGGCCCTGTTCGCCGAGGTCGGCGGCTTCGACGAGCGCTACTTCATGTTCTACGAGGACGTCGACTACGGCTGGCGACTCAACATCCTCGGCCATCGGGTCCGCTACGTCCCGACCTCGGTGGTGTTCCACAAGCACCACGCGTCCATGAAGGCCTTCGGCGCGTACCGCGAGTGGTACCTGCTCGAACGAAACGCCCTGATGAGCCTGTACAAGAACGTTCAGGACGAGACCCTGCTCAAGCTGCTGGCCCCGGCGTTGATGCTGTCGGTCCGGCGCGGTCTCGCCCTCGGCGGCGTCGACACCGGCTCGCTCGATCTGCGGCGCAGCACCGGCGACGATTCGGCCGAGACCATCGAGGTGTCGCGACGCGGCCTGACCGGCGCCTTCGCGATCGACTACTTCCTGGATCAGCTGCCGTCGCTGGAGAAGTCCCGCGCCGAACTGCAGGCCAAGCGCGTGCGGACCGACCGCGAGATCATGCCGCTGATGCGCAAGGCCATCGAGCCGGCCATCCCGAACGAGCGGTACCTCGCGGGGCACCAGGCCCTGGTCGACGCCTTCGGCATCACCGAGGTGTTCTCCGGCCGCTCCCGCGTGCTCGTCGTCACCGGCGATCCGCTGTCGGTCAAGATGGCCGGTCCCGGCATCCGGGCGCTGCACATCGCCGAGGCGCTGGCCGACGAGCACGACGTCCGGCTCGTGTCCACCACTTCCTGCAGCTTGGACGAGACCCGCTTCGAGGTGCTCGAACGACCGATCGCCAAGCTCAAGGCCGACGTCGAGTGGGCAGAGATCGTGGTCTTCCAGGGCTTCCTGCTGAACCAGATCCCGTGGCTGGCCGACACTGAGAAGATCCTGGTCGTGGATCTGTACGACCCGATGCACCTGGAGCAGTTGGAGCAGACGCGCGGCGACGAGCCGCACAAACGAACCGCCGACGTCGCCTCCACCACGAAGGTGCTCAACGACCAGCTCCGCCGCGGAGACTTCTTCCTGTGCGCCAGTGACAAGCAACGGCATTTCTGGCTCGGCCAGCTCGCCGCGGTCGGCCGCCTGAACCCTCGCACCTATGACCGCGACTCCACGCTGACGTCGCTGGTGGCGGTGGTTCCGTTCGGGCTGCCGGACGAGCGGGCCGTGCAGGAGCGCTCGCCGATCAAGGGCGGCTCGGTGCCGGGCATCTCGGCCGAGGACAAGGTCATCCTGTGGGCCGGCGGCATCTACAACTGGTTCGATCCGCTGACCTTGCTGCGCGCGGTCGACAAGCTCTCGGCCCGACACCCGGATGTGCGGCTGTTCTTCCTGGGCACCCAGCACCCGAACGCCCTGGTGCCCAAGATGCGGATGGTCGAGCGCACCCGGGCCCTGGCCGACTCGTTGGGCCTGACCGGCAAGGTGGTGTTCTTCAACGAGGGCTGGGTCGACTACTCCGACCGCAAGAACTATCTCCTCGATGCCGACCTGGGCGTGAGCACCCACTTCGAGCACATCGAGACGACGTTCTCCTTCCGTACCCGGATCCTCGACTATCTCTGGGCCGGTCTGCCGGTGGTGGTCACCGACGGCGACAACTTCGGAGATCTGGTCCGCGTCGAGAAGCTCGGGGTCGCGGTGCCCGAGCAGGACGTCGACGCCCTGGCCGAGGCGCTGGAGCGTTGCCTCTACGACGAGGCCTTCATCGCCGAGAGCCGGGCTGCCGTCGCCCGGGTCGCACCGCAGTTCCAGTGGTCGGCCGCGCTGGCGCCGTTGATCGAGTTCTGCCGGGCGCCCGAACGGGCCCCCGACGCCGAGATCCTCAGTTCGGCCCGGCGCAAGGCGCGGAAGTCGGGCGCGACCGTCGGCGGCCGCGGTGACCTGGCGCTGGCCCGCAAGTACCTGTCCGAAGGTGGGGTCGAGGAGCTCACCCGGCGGGCGGCCGGACGGATCCGCCGCAAGCTCGGGCTCCGCTAA
- a CDS encoding ABC transporter ATP-binding protein — protein sequence MTDNTNAPAISVNEVSKRFRLYHERNQSLKAALMRGRRAEYEDFWALKDVSFDIPVGSTFGLIGENGSGKSTLLKVIAGIYRANSGQVTTRGTLAALLELGSGFHPELSGRQNVYLNGSILGMSKAEIDRRFDDIVGFADIGEFIDQPVKNYSSGMYVRLGFSVAINVDPDILLVDEVLAVGDAAFQEKCMEKFAQFREAGKTVVIVSHAMGSLRTMCDQAVWLQKGKVVGYGPATETVDSYVDAVHVDRSEEPEESGRWGSGEAHIERVELIGRDGQPTTRVHTGDPVALRVHYNAHEPISRPVFGLAIETLEGVYAWAHNSRDGGVVPDSISGTGTVDLRVERLMLQPGTFDILAAITDYTTNHTFDFRRQALRFEVGAGTPHESGGILALGGTWSTSASTSASTSASASTSASTSASASDPVAANGQPSLPGVTAQEAGV from the coding sequence ATGACCGACAACACGAATGCACCCGCCATCTCGGTGAACGAGGTCTCCAAGCGGTTCCGGCTCTACCACGAGCGCAACCAGTCGCTGAAGGCGGCGCTGATGCGTGGGCGCCGGGCCGAGTACGAGGACTTCTGGGCGCTCAAGGACGTGTCCTTCGACATCCCGGTGGGCTCGACCTTCGGCCTGATCGGCGAGAACGGCTCCGGTAAGTCGACGCTGCTGAAGGTCATCGCCGGCATCTACCGGGCCAACAGCGGCCAGGTCACCACCCGTGGCACCCTCGCCGCCCTGCTGGAACTGGGTTCCGGCTTCCACCCGGAGCTCTCCGGCCGCCAGAACGTCTACCTCAACGGCTCGATCCTGGGCATGAGCAAGGCTGAGATCGACCGCCGCTTCGACGACATCGTCGGCTTTGCCGACATCGGTGAGTTCATCGACCAGCCGGTGAAGAACTACTCCTCCGGCATGTACGTCCGGCTCGGATTCTCGGTGGCGATCAACGTCGACCCGGACATCCTGCTCGTCGACGAGGTGCTCGCCGTCGGCGATGCGGCGTTCCAGGAAAAGTGCATGGAGAAGTTCGCGCAGTTCCGCGAGGCCGGCAAGACCGTGGTGATCGTGTCCCACGCGATGGGCTCGCTGCGCACGATGTGCGACCAGGCCGTGTGGCTGCAGAAGGGCAAGGTCGTCGGCTACGGTCCGGCCACCGAAACGGTGGACTCCTACGTCGACGCCGTTCACGTGGACCGCTCCGAGGAGCCGGAGGAGTCCGGCCGATGGGGTTCGGGCGAGGCCCATATCGAACGTGTCGAGCTGATCGGGCGGGACGGTCAGCCCACCACCCGGGTCCACACCGGTGACCCGGTCGCGCTGCGGGTGCATTACAACGCACACGAGCCGATCAGCCGGCCGGTGTTCGGACTGGCGATCGAGACCCTGGAAGGGGTCTACGCCTGGGCGCACAACTCTCGCGACGGCGGCGTCGTGCCGGACTCGATCAGCGGCACCGGAACGGTGGACCTGCGGGTCGAGCGGCTCATGCTGCAACCCGGGACGTTCGACATCCTCGCCGCGATCACCGACTACACGACCAATCACACGTTCGACTTCCGGCGGCAGGCGCTGCGCTTCGAGGTGGGGGCCGGGACACCGCACGAATCGGGTGGCATCCTGGCTCTCGGCGGCACGTGGTCAACATCAGCGTCAACGTCAGCGTCAACGTCTGCGTCGGCGTCAACGTCAGCGTCAACCTCGGCGTCAGCGTCGGACCCCGTGGCCGCAAACGGGCAGCCATCGCTGCCGGGTGTGACGGCGCAGGAAGCGGGAGTGTGA
- a CDS encoding ABC transporter permease, producing the protein MSITAVNRRPTLFRGVAEVFSARELLFNLTSREVRGKYKRTALGQLWSLLNPLAQMLTYSLVFGFFLPARNSPGDPSGLDVFALWLSAALLPWILFSGVLTGSMGSLLANENLLKKVYFVRSSLVISTALATLFTSLFEFGVLIVAIYLFGGNPTLYIPFVVLFMILLTALALGLGFLLAVANVYFRDTQHFVAIFLQVLFYLTPIVYPVSQVADRVQKSHPWVLTAFRLNPMERFSEAFRNLLYDNRLPSLPTTLYCIVVPLAVLAVGFSVFIRFEGRLAEEL; encoded by the coding sequence GTGTCCATAACTGCCGTCAACCGGCGACCAACGCTGTTCCGTGGGGTCGCCGAGGTTTTCTCGGCTCGGGAACTGCTCTTCAACCTGACCTCGCGCGAGGTCCGGGGCAAGTACAAGCGCACCGCGCTGGGCCAGCTGTGGTCGTTGTTGAACCCGCTGGCGCAGATGCTCACCTACTCCCTGGTGTTCGGCTTCTTCCTGCCCGCTCGCAACTCGCCCGGCGACCCGTCCGGCCTGGACGTCTTCGCCTTGTGGCTGAGCGCGGCGCTGCTGCCGTGGATCCTGTTCTCCGGCGTGCTGACCGGGTCCATGGGGTCGCTGCTGGCCAATGAGAACCTGCTCAAGAAGGTGTACTTCGTTCGCTCGAGCCTGGTGATCTCCACCGCGCTGGCGACCCTGTTCACCTCGCTGTTCGAGTTCGGCGTCCTGATCGTGGCGATCTACCTCTTCGGCGGCAACCCGACCCTGTACATCCCGTTCGTGGTGCTGTTCATGATCCTGCTGACGGCCCTGGCGCTTGGCCTGGGCTTCCTGCTCGCGGTGGCCAACGTCTACTTCCGCGACACCCAGCACTTCGTGGCCATCTTCTTGCAGGTGCTGTTCTACCTGACGCCGATCGTGTACCCGGTCAGCCAGGTCGCCGACCGGGTCCAGAAGAGCCATCCCTGGGTGCTGACGGCGTTCCGGCTGAACCCGATGGAGCGCTTCTCGGAGGCGTTCCGCAATCTGCTCTACGACAACCGGCTGCCGTCCCTGCCGACCACGTTGTACTGCATCGTTGTCCCGCTCGCCGTCCTGGCCGTGGGTTTCTCGGTCTTCATCCGCTTCGAAGGCCGCCTGGCGGAGGAGCTCTGA